The proteins below come from a single Bacteroidota bacterium genomic window:
- a CDS encoding S8 family serine peptidase — protein sequence MYSQTPERQAIIMLKTGNSIEQLASYTDIHIVKCLSKLYHIYLVEPKKNNDIDRFIVFLKQKPEVAIAQLNHKVYLRSTIPNDTFFNKQWYLQNSQVITMDIGATAVWDSTTGGITKAGDTIVIGMVEQGLEIHHPDLKANLFINHNEIPYDNIDNDSNGYIDDYRGYNTQLNNDSMPPSDHGTGVAGVMGATGDNKIGVTGINWNIKILPVSFPNSDEATVVEAYGYYAQMKKDYIQSQGKKGAFVVAVNSSFGIDNGNPKNYPLWCAMYDSLGQLGIISVAATANTPINTDVSYDMPTNCVSHFLVMVTNHNMWGDLDNAAAYGKRSIDIAAPGTDIYTTSSNATYALDKGTSFATPQVTGSIGLLYSAACIGTINWAKEDLASGALFFKSIILNGAKKESNFTNITQCGGRLYLPSAFFLLKTGFCAFDSFPMASIYGAQAQVCVGEQTQFICLRNKYVKSVKWFVQGVLAGIGDTLRWQQDTPGFYDIQLVVSNAWQSDTLVLNKYIRVLTPPQKPIIQVKQTYLTTVQGASMNWYDTTGILQGNGVNFTPTKAGRYYCIYTNPDQCISVADAVNFYGVGIPSLNIDAIVAIYPNPTNGDLYLANKSLENLQIEILDPIGCLLFEKKWSMPQYQTQCIALADLAEGLYFVRISDPHGNIWVQKVVKN from the coding sequence ATGTATTCTCAAACTCCAGAAAGGCAGGCTATTATTATGCTGAAAACAGGCAATAGCATTGAACAATTGGCAAGCTACACAGATATACATATTGTAAAATGTTTGTCGAAACTATATCATATATATTTGGTGGAACCCAAAAAGAACAATGATATAGATAGATTTATTGTATTTCTGAAGCAAAAACCAGAAGTAGCTATAGCCCAGCTTAATCATAAAGTGTATTTGCGAAGCACTATACCCAATGACACATTTTTTAATAAGCAATGGTATTTGCAAAATAGCCAAGTAATAACGATGGATATTGGTGCCACTGCAGTATGGGACAGTACCACAGGAGGTATAACAAAAGCAGGCGATACTATTGTAATTGGTATGGTAGAGCAAGGACTGGAAATCCATCACCCCGATCTCAAAGCTAATTTATTCATCAACCATAATGAAATCCCTTATGATAATATTGATAATGATAGTAATGGATATATTGATGATTACCGCGGTTATAATACCCAGTTAAATAATGACAGTATGCCTCCATCCGACCACGGCACGGGAGTGGCAGGTGTGATGGGAGCAACAGGTGATAATAAGATAGGTGTGACAGGTATAAACTGGAACATAAAAATACTGCCCGTTTCCTTCCCAAATTCCGATGAAGCTACAGTGGTAGAAGCTTATGGATATTATGCCCAAATGAAAAAAGATTATATACAGAGCCAAGGAAAAAAGGGGGCATTTGTGGTAGCAGTAAATTCTTCGTTTGGTATTGATAATGGCAATCCTAAAAATTATCCCCTGTGGTGTGCCATGTATGATAGTCTTGGGCAATTAGGTATTATTAGTGTGGCCGCTACAGCCAATACGCCTATTAATACTGACGTGTCTTACGACATGCCCACCAATTGCGTAAGTCATTTTTTGGTAATGGTTACCAATCACAATATGTGGGGAGACCTTGATAATGCAGCAGCTTATGGCAAACGGAGTATAGATATTGCAGCTCCTGGCACTGATATATATACCACAAGTTCTAATGCTACTTATGCTCTTGACAAGGGGACGTCATTCGCTACCCCTCAAGTAACTGGAAGTATTGGATTATTATATAGTGCTGCTTGCATAGGCACTATTAATTGGGCTAAAGAGGATTTAGCTTCAGGGGCTTTGTTTTTCAAGTCTATCATATTGAATGGGGCTAAAAAAGAAAGTAATTTTACGAATATTACACAATGCGGCGGGAGGCTTTATCTGCCAAGTGCTTTTTTTTTGTTAAAAACAGGATTTTGTGCTTTTGATAGTTTTCCGATGGCAAGTATATATGGTGCCCAAGCACAAGTATGTGTGGGTGAGCAAACACAATTTATTTGTTTGAGAAACAAGTATGTAAAATCCGTAAAATGGTTTGTGCAAGGTGTGTTGGCAGGGATTGGAGATACTTTGCGTTGGCAACAAGATACCCCCGGTTTTTACGACATACAATTGGTGGTGAGCAATGCTTGGCAAAGTGATACTTTAGTGTTGAACAAGTATATCAGGGTATTAACCCCTCCGCAGAAACCGATTATACAAGTAAAGCAAACTTATTTAACAACCGTGCAAGGTGCTTCGATGAACTGGTATGATACTACAGGGATTTTGCAAGGCAATGGAGTTAACTTTACTCCTACAAAGGCAGGGAGATACTATTGTATTTATACCAATCCCGACCAATGTATATCGGTAGCTGATGCGGTTAATTTTTATGGTGTGGGTATTCCTTCTTTAAATATTGATGCAATAGTTGCAATTTATCCCAATCCTACAAACGGCGATTTATATCTAGCAAACAAAAGTTTAGAAAATCTACAAATAGAAATTTTAGACCCAATTGGTTGTTTGCTTTTTGAGAAGAAATGGTCGATGCCGCAGTATCAAACCCAGTGTATTGCACTCGCAGATTTAGCAGAAGGCTTATACTTTGTGAGAATTAGCGATCCCCATGGAAATATTTGGGTACAGAAGGTGGTGAAAAATTGA